A portion of the Gossypium arboreum isolate Shixiya-1 chromosome 8, ASM2569848v2, whole genome shotgun sequence genome contains these proteins:
- the LOC108467714 gene encoding uncharacterized protein LOC108467714 isoform X2: MKSNSEQLADSPSLSATEFHKAWHIFSLLVFIGKPASLPDLASQCTLFPASPAIIASLCTIPHSPITLLSNKHFVAISSIGLSFLAAYIAPIITVANFFASHPILFGGPQKIWFGKRKRDVCFVEDEERELVHSVKRSRNYFTKVHYNLTDDISKILELSNPSFWVNNIVPNPYLLAKPSARQLCCEVEGIKNAEIEINMEDNTGRNASAALVASETEIKDSTANLVYDPERDGHSNISVAVGAKLHMDDTATYFRTADNNEAADGSKKEEKLDLASKGKEIDLSPSFDINLSNLPPGRDLETLDEDKCNHKMPSLRVVEYPTPPAGPSVMHSVANPFVLKDRLSEPSEKAKTNQRYRVTPVRKNPSNSLGRTKVVNTFRRKQHGERDNLLVHVVQKPTQNQKDMYVEERRENSACVSSQDQAKPKLLPQFESYIVEEEEGSGGYGTVYRARRKDDGALVAIKCPHASAHKNYVSNELKMLERFGGRNFVIRYEGCIKSANSDCFVLQYVEHDRPEILKKEVDVFQLQWYAYCLFKGLSNLHKQGIVHRDVKPGNFLFSCKTNKGYLIDFNLAMDLHQKSRSVDKSKIGYDLSLHHNSVPAKVIHPANSSKFLNAKSREGINIEMTKVSRLTLEPKNMKATDKRKAHNDVCSWNKINSQGADGSGITSAKDVSARTPSAERVREPLPCQGRKELISLAQEAMQHPNHGVSRAPAAMRKRVAASPGKVDRQVLHPTPMPLNSISFAISGDGFTKNKGDGKHKREGPCAGTKGFRAPEVLFRSQHQGSKIDIWSAGVTLLYLMIGKSPFFGDPEQNIKDIAKLRGSEDLWEVAKLHNRECSFPEDLYGKKYLTSMSLREWCQMNTKRRDFLKEIPNSLYDLVDKCLTVNPRVRITAEDALKHEFLASIHENLRKQRAFKQGLSSDSGTNSSNNLLLGERISKSLKVSL; encoded by the exons ATGAAAAGTAACTCGGAGCAACTCGCTGATTCGCCGAGTCTCTCCGCTACCGAGTTTCACAAGGCCTGGCACATTTTTTCTCTCCTAGTCTTCATCGGCAAGCCCGCCTCTCTCCCAGATCTCGCTTCTCAATGTACTCTCTTTCCGGCAAGCCCGGCTATCATCGCCTCCCTCTGTACCATCCCACACTCTCCCATCACTCTCTTAAGCAACAAGCATTTCGTCGCTATTTCCTCAATAGGCCTTTCCTTTTTGGCCGCTTACATAGCCCCGATTATCACTGTCGCCAATTTTTTCGCGTCGCACCCGATTCTATTCGGTGGTCCTCAGAAGATATGGTTTGGCAAGAGGAAGCGAGACG TATGTTTTGTGGAGGACGAGGAGAGGGAGTTGGTTCATTCGGTGAAGAGAAGTCGGAATTATTTCACGAAG GTACATTACAATCTAACTGATGATATCAGCAAAATTTTAGAATTAAGCAACCCATCGTTCTGGGTAAATAATATTGTTCCGAACCCCTACTTGTTAGCCAAACCAAGTGCTAGGCAATTATGTTGTGAAGTGGAGGGCATTAAAAATGCAGAAATCGAAATAAATATGGAAGACAATACGGGAAGAAATGCCAGCGCAGCATTGGTAGCTAGTGAGACTGAAATCAAAGATTCTACAGCAAACCTAGTATACGATCCAGAACGCGATGGGCATAGCAATATTTCTGTAGCGGTGGGTGCAAAATTACATATGGACGATACTGCAACATATTTTAGAACCGCAGACAATAACGAAGCTGCTGACGGCAGCAAGAAAGAGGAGAAACTTGATTTGGCAAGTAAAGGAAAAGAAATAGATCTTTCTCCATCATTTGACATTAACCTTTCCAATTTACCACCTGGAAGAGATTTGGAAACGCTTGATGAGGATAAATGCAATCATAAGATGCCGTCACTACGAGTGGTGGAATACCCCACCCCTCCAGCAGGTCCTAGTGTTATGCATTCCGTTGCCAATCCTTTTGTTTTAAAGGATCGGCTGTCAGAACCTTCGGAGAAGGCAAAGACTAATCAGAGGTATAGGGTGACTCCAGTAAGGAAAAACCCAAGTAATTCTTTAGGTCGTACCAAGGTTGTTAATACTTTCAGAAGGAAGCAGCATGGTGAAAGAGATAATTTATTAGTCCATGTCGTACAGAAACCAACTCAGAATCAGAAAGACATGTATGTTGAAGAAAGAAGGGAAAACTCTGCCTGCGTTTCTTCTCAG GATCAGGCAAAACCAAAGTTATTGCCTCAGTTTGAATCTTATATTGTAGAAGAGGAAGAAGGGTCAG GCGGTTATGGCACTGTATACAGGGCAAGGAGGAAGGATGATGGGGCTTTAGTTGCCATTAAAT GTCCTCATGCTAGTGCACATAAGAACTATGTTAGCAATGAGTTGAAAATGTTGGAGCGTTTTGG GGGTAGAAACTTTGTAATAAGATATGAAGGATGCATTAAGAGTGCAAATTCTGATTGCTTTGTTCTACAGTATGTTGAGCATGATAGACCTGag ATTTTGAAAAAAGAAGTTGATGTTTTTCAGTTACAGTGGTATGCTTATTGCTTGTTTAAAGGCCTTTCAAATCTTCATAAACAG GGAATAGTTCACAGAGACGTGAAACCTGGAAATTTTCTTTTCAGTTGTAAGACCAATAAAGGTTATCTTATCGATTTCAATCTTGCCATG GACCTGCATCAAAAGTCCAGGAGTGTGG ACAAATCGAAGATAGGATATGATTTAAGTTTACATCATAATAGCGTTCCTGCCAAAGTCATTCATCCTGCAAATAGCAGCAAGTTTTTAAATGCCAAATCAAGGGAGGGGATCAATATAGAGATGACAAAAGTCTCCAGGTTAACATTAGAACCTAAGAACATGAAGGCAACAGACAAAAGGAAGGCTCATAATGATGTATGTAGCTGGAATAAAATCAATAGTCAGGGTGCAGATGGCTCAGGCATCACCTCAGCAAAGGATGTAAGTGCAAGGACTCCTTCAGCAGAAAGGGTCAGAGAACCTTTGCCATGCCAAGGTAGGAAAGAGCTCATCAGCTTGGCACAGGAAGCAATGCAGCATCCAAATCATGGAGTGTCACGTGCTCCAGCTGCCATGAGAAAGCGAGTTGCTGCTTCTCCTGGAAAAGTGGATAGACAGGTTCTTCATCCTACTCCAATGCCATTGAACTCAATTAGCTTTGCTATTTCTGGAGATGGCTTTACCAAGAACAAAG GGGATGGAAAGCATAAGAGAGAAGGTCCATGTGCTGGAACAAAAGGCTTCCGAGCTCCAGAG GTCTTATTTAGATCTCAACATCAAGGTTCAAAGATTGACATCTGGTCTGCCGGGGTCACTTTGCTCTACTTAATGATTGGGAAATCACCCTTTTTTGGCGATCCTGAACA GAACATAAAGGATATTGCAAAGCTGAGAGGGAGTGAAGATCTTTGGGAAGTTGCTAAGTTACATAATCGTGAATGCTCATTCCCTGAG GACCTCTACGGGAAGAAGTATTTGACATCTATGAGCCTACGGGAGTGGTGCCAAATGAATACCAAACGACGAGACTTCCTCAAGGAGATACCAAACTCACTTTACGATCTTGTAGACAAGTGCTTAACAGTGAACCCAAGAGTAAGAATTACAGCAGAGGATGCTCTGAAGCATGAATTCTTGGCTTCAATACACGAAAACTTGAGAAAGCAAAGAGCTTTCAAGCAGGGGCTTAGCTCGGACTCCGGTACCAACAGCAGCAACAATCTTTTGCTGGGAGAAAGGATCAGTAAATCTTTAAAGGTTTCTCTTTAA
- the LOC108467714 gene encoding uncharacterized protein LOC108467714 isoform X1 → MKSNSEQLADSPSLSATEFHKAWHIFSLLVFIGKPASLPDLASQCTLFPASPAIIASLCTIPHSPITLLSNKHFVAISSIGLSFLAAYIAPIITVANFFASHPILFGGPQKIWFGKRKRDAVCFVEDEERELVHSVKRSRNYFTKVHYNLTDDISKILELSNPSFWVNNIVPNPYLLAKPSARQLCCEVEGIKNAEIEINMEDNTGRNASAALVASETEIKDSTANLVYDPERDGHSNISVAVGAKLHMDDTATYFRTADNNEAADGSKKEEKLDLASKGKEIDLSPSFDINLSNLPPGRDLETLDEDKCNHKMPSLRVVEYPTPPAGPSVMHSVANPFVLKDRLSEPSEKAKTNQRYRVTPVRKNPSNSLGRTKVVNTFRRKQHGERDNLLVHVVQKPTQNQKDMYVEERRENSACVSSQDQAKPKLLPQFESYIVEEEEGSGGYGTVYRARRKDDGALVAIKCPHASAHKNYVSNELKMLERFGGRNFVIRYEGCIKSANSDCFVLQYVEHDRPEILKKEVDVFQLQWYAYCLFKGLSNLHKQGIVHRDVKPGNFLFSCKTNKGYLIDFNLAMDLHQKSRSVDKSKIGYDLSLHHNSVPAKVIHPANSSKFLNAKSREGINIEMTKVSRLTLEPKNMKATDKRKAHNDVCSWNKINSQGADGSGITSAKDVSARTPSAERVREPLPCQGRKELISLAQEAMQHPNHGVSRAPAAMRKRVAASPGKVDRQVLHPTPMPLNSISFAISGDGFTKNKGDGKHKREGPCAGTKGFRAPEVLFRSQHQGSKIDIWSAGVTLLYLMIGKSPFFGDPEQNIKDIAKLRGSEDLWEVAKLHNRECSFPEDLYGKKYLTSMSLREWCQMNTKRRDFLKEIPNSLYDLVDKCLTVNPRVRITAEDALKHEFLASIHENLRKQRAFKQGLSSDSGTNSSNNLLLGERISKSLKVSL, encoded by the exons ATGAAAAGTAACTCGGAGCAACTCGCTGATTCGCCGAGTCTCTCCGCTACCGAGTTTCACAAGGCCTGGCACATTTTTTCTCTCCTAGTCTTCATCGGCAAGCCCGCCTCTCTCCCAGATCTCGCTTCTCAATGTACTCTCTTTCCGGCAAGCCCGGCTATCATCGCCTCCCTCTGTACCATCCCACACTCTCCCATCACTCTCTTAAGCAACAAGCATTTCGTCGCTATTTCCTCAATAGGCCTTTCCTTTTTGGCCGCTTACATAGCCCCGATTATCACTGTCGCCAATTTTTTCGCGTCGCACCCGATTCTATTCGGTGGTCCTCAGAAGATATGGTTTGGCAAGAGGAAGCGAGACG CAGTATGTTTTGTGGAGGACGAGGAGAGGGAGTTGGTTCATTCGGTGAAGAGAAGTCGGAATTATTTCACGAAG GTACATTACAATCTAACTGATGATATCAGCAAAATTTTAGAATTAAGCAACCCATCGTTCTGGGTAAATAATATTGTTCCGAACCCCTACTTGTTAGCCAAACCAAGTGCTAGGCAATTATGTTGTGAAGTGGAGGGCATTAAAAATGCAGAAATCGAAATAAATATGGAAGACAATACGGGAAGAAATGCCAGCGCAGCATTGGTAGCTAGTGAGACTGAAATCAAAGATTCTACAGCAAACCTAGTATACGATCCAGAACGCGATGGGCATAGCAATATTTCTGTAGCGGTGGGTGCAAAATTACATATGGACGATACTGCAACATATTTTAGAACCGCAGACAATAACGAAGCTGCTGACGGCAGCAAGAAAGAGGAGAAACTTGATTTGGCAAGTAAAGGAAAAGAAATAGATCTTTCTCCATCATTTGACATTAACCTTTCCAATTTACCACCTGGAAGAGATTTGGAAACGCTTGATGAGGATAAATGCAATCATAAGATGCCGTCACTACGAGTGGTGGAATACCCCACCCCTCCAGCAGGTCCTAGTGTTATGCATTCCGTTGCCAATCCTTTTGTTTTAAAGGATCGGCTGTCAGAACCTTCGGAGAAGGCAAAGACTAATCAGAGGTATAGGGTGACTCCAGTAAGGAAAAACCCAAGTAATTCTTTAGGTCGTACCAAGGTTGTTAATACTTTCAGAAGGAAGCAGCATGGTGAAAGAGATAATTTATTAGTCCATGTCGTACAGAAACCAACTCAGAATCAGAAAGACATGTATGTTGAAGAAAGAAGGGAAAACTCTGCCTGCGTTTCTTCTCAG GATCAGGCAAAACCAAAGTTATTGCCTCAGTTTGAATCTTATATTGTAGAAGAGGAAGAAGGGTCAG GCGGTTATGGCACTGTATACAGGGCAAGGAGGAAGGATGATGGGGCTTTAGTTGCCATTAAAT GTCCTCATGCTAGTGCACATAAGAACTATGTTAGCAATGAGTTGAAAATGTTGGAGCGTTTTGG GGGTAGAAACTTTGTAATAAGATATGAAGGATGCATTAAGAGTGCAAATTCTGATTGCTTTGTTCTACAGTATGTTGAGCATGATAGACCTGag ATTTTGAAAAAAGAAGTTGATGTTTTTCAGTTACAGTGGTATGCTTATTGCTTGTTTAAAGGCCTTTCAAATCTTCATAAACAG GGAATAGTTCACAGAGACGTGAAACCTGGAAATTTTCTTTTCAGTTGTAAGACCAATAAAGGTTATCTTATCGATTTCAATCTTGCCATG GACCTGCATCAAAAGTCCAGGAGTGTGG ACAAATCGAAGATAGGATATGATTTAAGTTTACATCATAATAGCGTTCCTGCCAAAGTCATTCATCCTGCAAATAGCAGCAAGTTTTTAAATGCCAAATCAAGGGAGGGGATCAATATAGAGATGACAAAAGTCTCCAGGTTAACATTAGAACCTAAGAACATGAAGGCAACAGACAAAAGGAAGGCTCATAATGATGTATGTAGCTGGAATAAAATCAATAGTCAGGGTGCAGATGGCTCAGGCATCACCTCAGCAAAGGATGTAAGTGCAAGGACTCCTTCAGCAGAAAGGGTCAGAGAACCTTTGCCATGCCAAGGTAGGAAAGAGCTCATCAGCTTGGCACAGGAAGCAATGCAGCATCCAAATCATGGAGTGTCACGTGCTCCAGCTGCCATGAGAAAGCGAGTTGCTGCTTCTCCTGGAAAAGTGGATAGACAGGTTCTTCATCCTACTCCAATGCCATTGAACTCAATTAGCTTTGCTATTTCTGGAGATGGCTTTACCAAGAACAAAG GGGATGGAAAGCATAAGAGAGAAGGTCCATGTGCTGGAACAAAAGGCTTCCGAGCTCCAGAG GTCTTATTTAGATCTCAACATCAAGGTTCAAAGATTGACATCTGGTCTGCCGGGGTCACTTTGCTCTACTTAATGATTGGGAAATCACCCTTTTTTGGCGATCCTGAACA GAACATAAAGGATATTGCAAAGCTGAGAGGGAGTGAAGATCTTTGGGAAGTTGCTAAGTTACATAATCGTGAATGCTCATTCCCTGAG GACCTCTACGGGAAGAAGTATTTGACATCTATGAGCCTACGGGAGTGGTGCCAAATGAATACCAAACGACGAGACTTCCTCAAGGAGATACCAAACTCACTTTACGATCTTGTAGACAAGTGCTTAACAGTGAACCCAAGAGTAAGAATTACAGCAGAGGATGCTCTGAAGCATGAATTCTTGGCTTCAATACACGAAAACTTGAGAAAGCAAAGAGCTTTCAAGCAGGGGCTTAGCTCGGACTCCGGTACCAACAGCAGCAACAATCTTTTGCTGGGAGAAAGGATCAGTAAATCTTTAAAGGTTTCTCTTTAA
- the LOC108467763 gene encoding bax inhibitor 1-like: protein MEAFFESRSRSNWSYDTLKNFRQISPVVQSHLKRVYLTLCCALVASAFGAYLHILWNIGGYLTSFACFGTMIWLLSIPPYQEQKRVSLLMASAVFEGASVGPLIDLAIQIDPSVLVAAFVGTAIAFACFSGAAMLAKRREYLYLGGLLSSGVSMLLWLHFASSIFGGSAAFFMFEIYFGLLVFVGYMVVDTQDIIEKAHLGDLDYVKHALTLFTDFVAVFVRILIIMLKNSAEKSEKKKKRRD, encoded by the exons ATGGAAGCGTTCTTTGAATCGCGATCGAGAAGCAACTGGAGTTACGATACACTCAAGAATTTCCGTCAGATTTCTCCCGTCGTTCAATCTCATCTCAAAAGG GTTTATTTGACCTTATGTTGTGCCCTGGTTGCCTCTGCTTTTGGGGCTTATCTTCATATCTTATGGAACATTGGGGGTTACCTCACATCATTCGCATGCTTCGGAACCATGATTTGGCTCCTCTCTATCCCTCCTTATCAGGAA CAAAAGAGAGTTTCTCTTCTGATGGCATCTGCAGTGTTCGAAGGGGCTTCAGTTGGTCCTCTGATTGACTTGGCCATTCAGATTGATCCAAG TGTTTTGGTAGCTGCATTTGTGGGAACTGCAATAGCCTTTGCATGTTTTTCAGGAGCTGCTATGTTAGCAAAGCGCAGAGAGTACCTTTACCTTGGTGGCTTGCTTTCATCTGGTGTGTCCATGCTTCTGTGGTTGCATTTTGCTTCCTCTATCTTTGGTGGTAGCGCTGCCTTCTTTATGTTTGAG ATCTACTTCGGGCTTTTGGTGTTTGTGGGCTACATGGTAGTGGATACTCAAGACATTATTGAAAAGGCACACTTGGGTGACCTGGACTATGTTAAGCATGCCCTTACCCTTTTCACTGACTTTGTTGCTGTATTTGTCCGCATTCTGATAATTATG TTGAAAAATTCAGCTGAGAAgagtgagaaga